The sequence CGCGGGCTCGACCTCCTTGACGGTGTCGGCGAGCGGCAGCGCGGGGACGACGGCGGGGGCGCCCTCGCGGACGGCCTCGATGACCGCGTCGACCGTGTCGACGGGAACGAGCGGGCGGGCCGCGTCGTGGACGAGGACGATGCCGTACTCGGGCGGCAGGGCGTCCAGGCCGAACCGGACCGACTCCTGGCGGCTGTCCCCGCCGGGGACGACCAGGAAGTCGGTGCGCTCGGGCAGTGCGTGCGCGTCGAGCAGGGACTTGACCTCGGCGGTGCCGTCGGGCGGGGCCACGACGACGACCAGGGAGACGTGGCGGGAGGCGGCGAGGGCGCGGACCGCGTGGATCAGCATGGGCGTGCCGTTCAGCGCGCGGAGCGCCTTGGGGGCGCCCGGGCCGAGACGTACGCCCCGGCCGGCGGCGGGAATCACGGCGGCGACGGGGATCTGCGCGGGTGAAGGGCGCGAATCGTCAGACATCGGTTCCTGTCAGGTTTGTGTGCTCGACCTACGTGGGTATGGCCTGGGGGAGTGCCGGGCGCGACGCCCTGACCGGACCCTTCCGTGACCCTGGTCGAGCCAATTGCCCGGGCCCGGCACACCAAGTATCGGGGGACTTCCCCCGAGGTGAACGGCAGGCGTTACGGCGGCCCGTCGAGGCGGCCGTACGGCAACCGGAAATCCGGCAACCGCTATTCCACCGGCATTTCCGGGGACGAACATGCCGCAGCGCCCGGCGACAGGGTCAGTGTCATCGGGCACCGCGGCATTTTCACTGTGCTGAGCGCGCTGCGGGCAGCGAATGCCGCCTGTCGCGCGTCAGGAGGCGAGCACCTCGTCGAGCAGGGCCTCGGCCTTGTCCTCGTTGGTGTTCTCCGCGAGAGCGAGCTCGCTCACCAGGATCTGACGGGCCTTGGCGAGCATGCGCTTCTCACCGGCGGACAGTCCGCGCTCGCGCTCGCGACGCCACAGGTCACGCACCACTTCCGCGACCTTGATGACATCGCCGGAGGCAAGCTTCTCCAGGTTTGCCTTGTAGCGACGGGACCAGTTCGTGGGCTCCTCTGCATACGGTGCGCGCAGCACCTCGAAGACCCGGTCGAGCCCGTCCTGACCGACCACATCACGCACGCCCACGAACTCAGCATTGTCCGCCGGCACACGCACCGTCAGATCACCCTGGGCGACCTTCAGCACCAAGTAGGTCTTGTCCACGCCTTTGATCTGGCGAGTTTCGATGGCCTCGATCAGCGCGGCCCCGTGATGGGGATAGACCACGGTGTCGCCAACCTTGAACGTCATGTGACAGGTACCCCTTCCGTGGCTATCCAGGGTAACACGGATACGGCGTCTTCTGAATGGCGTTTTCGCAGGTCAGGGCATATCTCGGGGCTTGACAACAGCGACTCGAACGTGCTTCGAGGGGCCTGCGGAAGCAGGAATTCGCAGGTCGGAGGGGCTCTTCGGGCGAGGTGAAACGCGTACGTTACACGCCTGCAGAACCGTCCCCAAGTGGATGAACGTCCCGATTTGTCCGCTTCCAAGCGTACGACTTCCGCTACTCCGTTCGGTGACGCCGAGCCGGACTCGAGACGATTCCAGAATTGATCACAGGAGCCCGGAAGGGCGGTGGGTGATCAATATCCGGGGTGGCCGCGCATTCCTTCACGGAAATTTTGCGGGGCGTGTTGCGGGGATGCCGACTGCGGCCTTGCGGGCGCGTTATGTGAATGGACGACGAGTGCCCGGGCAAAGTGACTCATGGGTCACTTGTGGCGGGCGGGGTACGGGCGATGTACGCCCAGCCGGAGGGAAGCCAGGGGCTTGGGGGAGGGTCGGGTGCGGACGCTCGGGAACGGCTCGGTAACCTAAGGCCGCTGACAGACACTTAGGGTGGCTTTATAGAGGAGCCGCCCCTGCGTTCAAGGAGTTGCCGCCGCCGTGAGCAGCAGCCTTCGACGCGGCGCCCTCGCCGCCTCCGCCATCGTCTTCTCGATCGCCTCGCTCGCCGCCTGCGGCGCCGGCAACAACTCCCAGACCCTGGAGATCACGCCGGACAACGCGGCGACCAGCGTCGGCGCCATCAAGATCCAGAACGCCACGATCATCACACAGCCCGATCCGAAGGCGTCCGGCCCGGCCGTCATCTCCGCGACCGTCTTCAACACGGGCACGACGTCCGAGACCCTGCAGTCGGTCGCCGTCGCCGGCAGCGGCGAGACCGTCAAGCTCTCCCCCGCCAAGGGCCAGAGCTTCACCATCCCGGCGCACAGCTCGCTGATCATCGGCGGCAAGGACAACGCCGCCGCCGTGATCGCCAGCGGCCGTGAGGCGGTCCAGGACGGCAACGCCCAGCAGGTCACGTTCACCTTCAGCCAGACCGGTCCGGTGAACCTGCGCGCCTTCGTGGTCCCCGCCGCCGGCTACTTCACCGGCTGGGGCCCGAGCGAGATCCCGTCCGCCCCGGCCACCACCTCCGCGAGCCCGGGCTCGGCCGGGGCCGGCAACGGCAAGCCGGGCAAGGGCGACAAGCACTCCCCCTCGGCGAGCGCGACCGCAACCGCGACCGCAACCGCGACCGCCGGCGACAAGGCGACCACCGGCGCCACCCCGAGCGACTCGGCGTCCCAGTCGGCCGCCGGCCACTGAGCATCCGCGAAGCGGCCTCACGCACGAGGGCGGCACCCCACACGGGGTGCCGCCCTTCGTCGTGAACCGTGCGCTCGGGCCTGCGGCCCGACGCGGACCCGGTTTCGTCGGCCTACGGCTCGAACTTGTAGCCGAGACCGCGGACCGTCACCAGGTAGCGCGGCGCGCCCGGATCCGGCTCGATCTTGGCGCGCAGGCGCTTGACGTGAACGTCGAGGGTCTTGGTGTCGCCCACGTAGTCGGCGCCCCAGACACGGTCGATCAGCTGCATACGGGTCAGGACACGGCCCGCGTTGCGCAGCAGCATCTCCAGGAGGTCGAACTCCTTGAGGGGGAGGTCGACCTTGGAGCCGGAGACCGTCACGACGTGCCGGTCGACGTCCATGCGGACCGGACCCGCCTCCAGCGCGGCCGGCGTCACCTCCTCCGGCTCACCGCGGCGGCGCAGGACGGCCCGGATGCGGGCGACCAGCTCGCGGGACGAGAACGGCTTGGTGACATAGTCGTCGGCTCCTATTTCGAGGCCGACGACCTTGTCGATCTCGCTGTCCTTGGCCGTCACCATGATCACGGGGACGTTGGAGCGGCCACGCAGCTGGCGGCACACCTCCGTGCCGGGCAGCCCCGGCAGCATCAGGTCGAGGAGGACGAGGTCGGCGCCGTTGCGCTCGAACTCGTCGAGTCCGTCGGGGCCGGTCGCCGCCACGGCGACCTCGAAGCCCTCCTTGCGGAGCATGTACGACAGGGCGTCGGAGAAGGACTCCTCGTCCTCGACGACGAGCACTCGGGTCACGGAAGGACCTCCGGGGCGGGAAGCGGTTCGTACGGGGATGTCTCGGTGGGGCCGCCCGCCTCGTCGTCGAGGTCGGGGTGCTGCTGTGCGCGGTCGCGGGCGACACCCGCCTCCGGCAGTCTGAGGGTGAAGGTGGAGCCCTGGCCTTCGGCGCTCCACACCGTGACCTCCCCGCCGTGCGAGGCGACCACGTGCTTGACGATCGCGAGACCCAGACCGGTGCCTCCGGTGGCCCTGGAACGGGCCGGGTCGACGCGGTAGAAGCGCTCGAAGATGCGCTCCTTGTCCTTGTCGGTGATGCCGATGCCCTGGTCCGTGACGGCGAGTTCGATCATGTCGCCGCCGGACGCGCTGATCCGGCGGGCGGCTATGCCGACGCGGGTGCGGGCCGGGGAGTAGTTCACGGCGTTCTCGACGAGGTTGCCGAGGGCTGCGGCCAGCTGGCCGCGGTTGCCCCAGACGTGCAGGTCGGCGGTACCGCCGGCGGCCATGGTGATCTGCTTCGTACCGGCCTGGTGACGGCAGCGGTCGATGGCCTCGGCGACCAGCTCGTCCACCCGGACGGGCTCGGCGTCCTCCAGCGGGTCGTCGTTCTGCACCCGCGAGAGGTCGATCAGTTCCTGGACCAGGTTGGTCAGCCGGGTCGCCTCGATCTGCATACGGCCCGCGAAGCGCTGTACCGCCTCGGGGTCGTCGGAGGCGTCCATGACGGCCTCCGAGAGCAGGGAGAGCGCGCCGACGGGTGTCTTCAGCTCATGGCTCACATTGGCCACGAAGTCACGCCGTACGGCCTCGATCCGGCGGGCCTCGGTGAGGTCCTCGACCAGCAGCAGGACCAGGCGGGAGCCGAGCGGGGCCACGCGCGCGGAGACGGCGAGGGCCTCGCCCCGTCCGGTGCCGCGCCGGGGCAGATCCAGCTCGACCTGGCGTATCTCGCCGTCACGTCTGGTGTCCCGGGCCATCTGGAGCATGGGCTCGATGGCGAGCTTGCCGCCGCGCACCAGCCCGAGGGCGTAGGCGGCGGAGCTGGCCTTGACGACGGCGTCGGCCTCGTCGAGGACGACGGCCGAGGAGCGGAGCACCGACAGAACGGTGTCCACTCCGGGCGGGAGTACGGGATCGGTGTGCAAAGAAGTCCTGGTCGGTCGCTTCTGGTCGCGTTCGCTCCAGCGGAACGCCAGCATGGCGATGACGCCGGTGAGCACCCCGGCGATCGCTGCCGCTGCGGCGACCGCCGCGTTCACGTCCATGCATCCAGGTTAGGCATGGGGTACGACATGACCACAGCCGTCGAGGTGCGACCTCGGACACTCGTCGCCCAGAGTTCACCTTGGAGCCAGTATTGGTTCATTTGGGGTGGCAGAAACGGTCGCGTCCGGAGCGGAACGTGGGAGCGTGGGGTTCGCACCGCTGGTTTGGCCACGGGGCGCGTGGTGTCACGGCCCCCGGAACCCCGAAGCACAACGTACGAGAGGGAACCCTGATGCGGGACGCGTACCACGAGGAACTTGACTCGATCGGCGACGGTCTGGTGGAGATGGCCCGGCTCGTCGGGTCGGCGATCGGACGCGCCACGACCGCCATCCTCGACGCCGACCTGAAACTGGCCGAGAGCGTGATCGAGGCGGACCAGAAGGTCGACGAGCTCCAGCACGACCTGGAGGCGCGGGCCATAGCCCTGCTCGCCCGCCAGCAGCCGGTGGCGACGGACCTGCGTATCGTCGTCACGTCGCTGCGCATGTCCGCCGACCTGGAGCGCTCCGGCGACCTCGCCCAGCACGTGGCGAAGCTCGCCCGGCTGCGCTTCCCCCAGCGCGGCGTCCCGCAGGACCTGCACGCCACGATCCTGGAGATGGGCCAGCTCGCGCAGCGCCTGATGGCGAAGGCCGCCGAGGTGATCATCACGAAGGACGTCGACCTCGCCCTCCAGCTGGAGCAGGACGACGACGCGATGGACCTCCTCCACCGCACCCTCTTCCAGCACCTGATCGACGACCGCTGGAAGCACGGCATCGAGACGGCCGTCGACGTGACCCTGCTGGGCCGCTACTACGAGCGGTACGCCGACCACGCGGTGGCCGTCGCCAAGCGCGTCGTCTTCCTGGTCACGGGTGAGCACGCGGACGAGCTGCAGGCGGACATCCACCCGGTCACCGGGGTCGACGGCGCCTGACCGGCCCTCCGGACCGACCGGCCTCCGGGTCCCCCCCCGGCTCAGAAGTCCCGCGAGCCCTCCGAGCCCTCGGGGGGCTCGCGGAATTCCGGTCGGGGCGCGCGGGCGCATCGATGCGCCGTTGATGCGCCCAGCGGAACGGGCATGCAATGGGCGAGGGCACCAGCCCCCGTGTCGAGGAGGGACCCATGGCCGAATCCCCCAGCACCACGCCCGACCCCGCCCAGGACCGCCAGACCGACCAGCTCACCGAGATCAGGAGCCTGCCGCTCGTAGGCGCGTGCGGCTGCGGCTCCGGCTGCAGCTGCGGGTGCCAGTCGGGCGCGCCCTGCCAGTGCGGCTGACCGTACGAAGGCCGGGGGCCGGTGTGGACGCGACACGGTTCACACCGGCCCTCGTCGTCGCGCGCCCCCTCGGCCAGGCGGCGATGACGGCCACCGTGGTGCGCCCGCCGTCCACGTCGGGCACGGCACCGTGGACGAAGGCGGCCTCCTCGCTCGCGAGAGGGACCGCGGCGTGCCCGACGGCCCGCGGCGTGCCCATGCCCCCCGGCCGGGGTGCCGTTCACCATCACCTCTCCGGGGTGCGCCCGGCCCGGCACCCGCTCCTGGATCACGCCGGGAGAGACG is a genomic window of Streptomyces griseochromogenes containing:
- the ispD gene encoding 2-C-methyl-D-erythritol 4-phosphate cytidylyltransferase, translated to MSDDSRPSPAQIPVAAVIPAAGRGVRLGPGAPKALRALNGTPMLIHAVRALAASRHVSLVVVVAPPDGTAEVKSLLDAHALPERTDFLVVPGGDSRQESVRFGLDALPPEYGIVLVHDAARPLVPVDTVDAVIEAVREGAPAVVPALPLADTVKEVEPAAGPGEPEPVVATPERARLRAVQTPQGFDRETLVRAHATVTEDVTDDASMVEQLGLGVVTVPGHEEAFKVTRPLDLVLAEAVLARRRLNDGF
- a CDS encoding CarD family transcriptional regulator — translated: MTFKVGDTVVYPHHGAALIEAIETRQIKGVDKTYLVLKVAQGDLTVRVPADNAEFVGVRDVVGQDGLDRVFEVLRAPYAEEPTNWSRRYKANLEKLASGDVIKVAEVVRDLWRRERERGLSAGEKRMLAKARQILVSELALAENTNEDKAEALLDEVLAS
- a CDS encoding DUF461 domain-containing protein, with product MSSSLRRGALAASAIVFSIASLAACGAGNNSQTLEITPDNAATSVGAIKIQNATIITQPDPKASGPAVISATVFNTGTTSETLQSVAVAGSGETVKLSPAKGQSFTIPAHSSLIIGGKDNAAAVIASGREAVQDGNAQQVTFTFSQTGPVNLRAFVVPAAGYFTGWGPSEIPSAPATTSASPGSAGAGNGKPGKGDKHSPSASATATATATATAGDKATTGATPSDSASQSAAGH
- a CDS encoding sensor histidine kinase, with product MDVNAAVAAAAAIAGVLTGVIAMLAFRWSERDQKRPTRTSLHTDPVLPPGVDTVLSVLRSSAVVLDEADAVVKASSAAYALGLVRGGKLAIEPMLQMARDTRRDGEIRQVELDLPRRGTGRGEALAVSARVAPLGSRLVLLLVEDLTEARRIEAVRRDFVANVSHELKTPVGALSLLSEAVMDASDDPEAVQRFAGRMQIEATRLTNLVQELIDLSRVQNDDPLEDAEPVRVDELVAEAIDRCRHQAGTKQITMAAGGTADLHVWGNRGQLAAALGNLVENAVNYSPARTRVGIAARRISASGGDMIELAVTDQGIGITDKDKERIFERFYRVDPARSRATGGTGLGLAIVKHVVASHGGEVTVWSAEGQGSTFTLRLPEAGVARDRAQQHPDLDDEAGGPTETSPYEPLPAPEVLP
- the phoU gene encoding phosphate signaling complex protein PhoU, whose amino-acid sequence is MRDAYHEELDSIGDGLVEMARLVGSAIGRATTAILDADLKLAESVIEADQKVDELQHDLEARAIALLARQQPVATDLRIVVTSLRMSADLERSGDLAQHVAKLARLRFPQRGVPQDLHATILEMGQLAQRLMAKAAEVIITKDVDLALQLEQDDDAMDLLHRTLFQHLIDDRWKHGIETAVDVTLLGRYYERYADHAVAVAKRVVFLVTGEHADELQADIHPVTGVDGA